The Deltaproteobacteria bacterium RBG_16_64_85 genomic interval GAAGTTCAGGCAGATGGATTTGGCATGGCCGATATGCAGATAGCCGTTCGGCTCTGGGGGGAAGCGCGTCACCACTCGGCCGTGGTAGAGGCCGGAGAGGGTGTCGCGTTTGACGATCTCACGGAGAAAATCGAGGTTCTCCCTGCCCTCGTGCCCCTGTGGATTCGATGTGGAATTCGGCATGGATGCGGCTTCCTCAGTGCACGCGGATCCATTTCGCCGCCGTGGAAAGGCGTTTGACCACCTCTTCTCGGCCGAGGACCTCCATGACGTCGAAGAGTCCGGGGGAGGCGGTGCCCCCCGTAAGTGCCACGCGCATCGGCTGGGCGATCTTTCCGAGTTTGCCCCCGACCCGCTCGACGACTCCGGCGATCGCCGCCTCCATGGCGGCGGGGGTGAACTCCTTCACCGGAGAAAGCGCCTCGATGATCTCCTCGAAGATGGGAGCCATTTCCGGGGTGAGGAATTTCGCTGCTGCTTTCGGGTCGACCTCCTTCTCCCGGAAGTAATACTCGGCCGAATCGGCCATCTCCACGAGGGTCCGGGAGCGCTCCTGCAGGGTCAGGACTGCCGAGACCAGCCAGGAGGAGTGGGTTGCCTCGATCCCTTTTCGCTTCAGGAAGGGAATGAGAAGGCGGGCCAGCCGGTCCGGATCTCCCGCCTTGATGTAATGGGCATTCAGGTGGAGCAGTTTGTCCGGGTTGAACTTCGAAGGGGATTTCCCCACGTTCTCCAGGGTGAAGATGCGCTGCAGTTCCTCGGCGGAGAAGATTTCCTGGTCGCCGTGCCCCCAGCCGAGACGGACCAGGTAGTTGATCATCGCCTCCGGCAGGAACCCCTTTTCCTGGTACGCAATCACGGACACGTCGTCCTGGCGCTTCGAGAGCTTCCCCCCCTCCATTCCGTGAATCAGCGGGAAGTGGCCGAACGCAGGCAAGGGAACCCCGAGCGCCTCGTAGAGAAGGACCTGCTTCGGGGTGTTGTTGAGGTGGTCATCCCCCCGCAGGACGTGGGTGATCCCCATCGCGGCGTCGTCGACGACAACGACGAAATTGTAGGTCGGGGAGCCGTCCGACCGAAGGAGGACGAGGTCGTCCAGCTCGGTATTCTCGTACGTCACATCCCCGCGGAGGATGTCGTGGACGGAGGTCTTGCCGGACTGCGGTGCCTTGAAGCGGACGACGTGGGTCTTCCCTTCGGTTTCCGCGGAAGGGAGGTTCCGGCACCGTCCGTCGTACCGGGGCTTCTCCCCCCGGGCTCTCATCGCCTCGCGGCGCGAATCGTGATTCACCGGATCGCAGACGCAGCGGTACGCCTTTCCTTCGAGCAGAAGACGCCCGGCCTCCTTGCGATAGAGCTCCGTGCGTTCGGTCTGGTAATAGGGGCCCTCATCCCACGTCATCCCGAGCCATCGCATCCCGTCCAGGATCGCCTGTACCGACTCCGGCGTCGACCGCTCCTGGTCGGTGTCCTCGATCCGCAGGATGAACTTACCCCCGGTCCGCCGCGCGTAGAGCCAATTGAAGAGGGCGGTGCGGGCGCCTCCGATGTGGAGGTAGCCCGTCGGGCTGGGGGCAAAACGGGTGACGACGGAAGACATTCTTGCCTCGTTTGCGGCCAACGAAGGTTGCGGATCTCCTGCTACAGGACGGCCAGGCCCGCGTATCCGACGACCTGACCGTAATCCCCGCTGACATCGCCGGAGGTGGCATATTTTATCAGACGGGCTTCGGTGGCGCCAAGGGAAAGGACGGCGAACAGCATCACCGTCGTGGGAATCGCCCCGCACATGGTGATCCGCTCCGAACGGACCGTCCGGTAGAGGCCCTCGGGGTCGAGTGCAAGGATCCGCGAAATGGCTCTCTCGTCCTTTTTCCGTGCGGTTGCGTAGGGCTCGTAATGGGTCATGTCCGAACTCGCGATCAGCAGGGGCGGCGAGGGGTCGTCCCGGATGACGTCCGCAACGGCCTCCCCCAGCGTCCGGCAGTCGATCAGGGAGAGGCGGCCGAGAGCGATGGGCACGAACCGGAATGCCCCCAGGAATCTCCTCAGGAACGGGAGCTGCACCTCGAGGGAATGTTCCCTGCTGTGCGCCGACCGGTCCTCCGTGAGGAGGGGGGAGGCGGCGAGGAGCCGCCCCGCCAGGTCCTCGGCGATCGGGACCTCTCCCCAGGGCATCCTCCATGCCCCCCGGGTCATGACGGCGGCCTCCGCTCCCATCCCCGTGTGATTGGGGCAGAAAATGATCTGGCGGTCGGGGATTTCCACCGAGGAGAACACTTCCCCCGCCACAGCGCCCGAATAGACATATCCAGCATGCGGGACGACGATCCCCCTGGCACGGATCTTTCCAGGGATGTCCCGGGTCAGGCGCCGGACTTCCAGGTCCAGCTCTCTCTGTGTGCCGGGGTAGAATTGGCCTGCGACAGCGGGGGCCCGTATCATATAAACATGTTACCATAACAAGGAATATTCGCGATTGACAGGCATCGGAGGGTTTTCTATAGTATCCTTTTGAATTTTCGGGGAAGTTCGTCCTTTGTACATAAAAATTTCCGAGATTCCCCGCAAGGGGCTCGACGTCGTAGCAAACAGGGGAAAGGCCTTTATTCCCCGGATCCTGGAGGGGATGGACCCGTATCCCCTGCGGACGTGCCGGTTGGTTTCCGCCGGCCTGATCCTGACGCCTGAGGGACGAAATCTTTTTGCAAACGGGTCGTTTGTGGCTGAGGGGGAGGCTTCCTGCGACCGCTGCGCCGAGGCGTTCACGGTCACGCTGGAGAAGGAGTTCTCCGCGATCCTCGTTCCCCGCGACAGGGGCCCCGCTGGGGCCTCGAACGTTGAACTGCACGAGGACGACCTCGACATCGGTTATTACGACGGGGCCGGGATCGAGTTGAACGATCTTATCTGGGAACAGGTTGCGCTGACCTTGCCGGTCAAGCTCCTTTGTTCGGAGGAATGCCGGGGGATTTGCCCGAAGTGCGGCGGCAACCGCAACCGGGAGGAGTGCAACTGCCCCGAACCTCAAGCCGCGGGGCTGTTCGATATTTTGAAGAGCCTGAAGAAAGAAAAGGAGTAGAGGATGCCGAATCCCAAACGACGGGGATCGAAATGCCGCAGGGACAAGCGGCGGACCCACAAGAAGCTCGCCAATCCCGCACGGAGCACGTGCCCACAGTGCAAGCAGGTCAAACGGCCCCACGCCGTGTGCCCGAATTGCGGGACCTACAACGGCCGGGAAGTCATTGCACAGGACTGACGGTCTTTAATACCATCCTCCGATGAAAATTGCCGTTGACGCGATGGGAGGGGATCACGCCCCGCTGGAGGTGATCCGGGGGGCGGTGCAGGCCTCGCAGGAGATGGACCTTCCGATCGTGCTGGTGGGCCGCGAAGAGCTGCTCCGGGACGAACTGCGTTCCCTCGGTGTCGGCATCGGCAAGATCGAGGTGGTGCATGCATCCGAGGTCGTCGAAATGTGCGATGTGCCGGGCGTGGCCTTCCGGAAGAAGAAACACTCCTCCATCCGCGTGGGGTTGAACCTGGTAGCGGAGGGGAAGGCCTCCGCATTCGTGAGCGCGGGGAATTCGGGGGCCGTGATGGCCGGAGCGCTCTATGTGTTACGGAAGATCCGGGGGATCGACCGGCCCGCGATCACGGCGACGATCCCCACCCCATCGGGGCCGATCGTCCTGATCGACGCGGGGGCGAACGTCGGCTGCAAGCCCGCTCACCTGCTGCAGTTCGGATTCATGGGGGATGCCTACGCCAAAAAGATTCTCGGAATTTCCCGTCCCCGGATCGGCCTGGTGAGCATTGGCGAGGAGGATTCGAAGGGGACGGACCTGACGCGCGAGACGGGCGCGCTCTTCCGCAGGACGGGCCTGAACTTCGTGGGAAACGTCGAGGGGCGCGACTTTTTCATCGGAAAGGCGGACGTCTTCGTCTGCGACGGATTCGTGGGGAACGTCGCCCTGAAGACGATGGAGGGGATGGCCTCCGCGCTGGGCCAATTTCTGAAAAACGAGATCGAAAAATCCGCCATGGCGAAGCTGGGGGTCCTCCTGGCGGGTGGGGCGATCCGCCAGGTAAAA includes:
- a CDS encoding glutamate--tRNA ligase, whose product is MSSVVTRFAPSPTGYLHIGGARTALFNWLYARRTGGKFILRIEDTDQERSTPESVQAILDGMRWLGMTWDEGPYYQTERTELYRKEAGRLLLEGKAYRCVCDPVNHDSRREAMRARGEKPRYDGRCRNLPSAETEGKTHVVRFKAPQSGKTSVHDILRGDVTYENTELDDLVLLRSDGSPTYNFVVVVDDAAMGITHVLRGDDHLNNTPKQVLLYEALGVPLPAFGHFPLIHGMEGGKLSKRQDDVSVIAYQEKGFLPEAMINYLVRLGWGHGDQEIFSAEELQRIFTLENVGKSPSKFNPDKLLHLNAHYIKAGDPDRLARLLIPFLKRKGIEATHSSWLVSAVLTLQERSRTLVEMADSAEYYFREKEVDPKAAAKFLTPEMAPIFEEIIEALSPVKEFTPAAMEAAIAGVVERVGGKLGKIAQPMRVALTGGTASPGLFDVMEVLGREEVVKRLSTAAKWIRVH
- a CDS encoding AmmeMemoRadiSam system protein B encodes the protein MIRAPAVAGQFYPGTQRELDLEVRRLTRDIPGKIRARGIVVPHAGYVYSGAVAGEVFSSVEIPDRQIIFCPNHTGMGAEAAVMTRGAWRMPWGEVPIAEDLAGRLLAASPLLTEDRSAHSREHSLEVQLPFLRRFLGAFRFVPIALGRLSLIDCRTLGEAVADVIRDDPSPPLLIASSDMTHYEPYATARKKDERAISRILALDPEGLYRTVRSERITMCGAIPTTVMLFAVLSLGATEARLIKYATSGDVSGDYGQVVGYAGLAVL
- a CDS encoding phosphate acyltransferase, with amino-acid sequence MKIAVDAMGGDHAPLEVIRGAVQASQEMDLPIVLVGREELLRDELRSLGVGIGKIEVVHASEVVEMCDVPGVAFRKKKHSSIRVGLNLVAEGKASAFVSAGNSGAVMAGALYVLRKIRGIDRPAITATIPTPSGPIVLIDAGANVGCKPAHLLQFGFMGDAYAKKILGISRPRIGLVSIGEEDSKGTDLTRETGALFRRTGLNFVGNVEGRDFFIGKADVFVCDGFVGNVALKTMEGMASALGQFLKNEIEKSAMAKLGVLLAGGAIRQVKKRMDYTEYGGAPLLGVKGGVVICHGSSDAKAMKNAIRSAGSLHRCGVEEEIAVLVARGGYVRDEEAAAE